In one Pseudomonadota bacterium genomic region, the following are encoded:
- a CDS encoding TerC family protein produces the protein MDIGHLFNFSFNMEFAVALLSIMLVNIVLSGDNAVVIAMAVRSLPDKQRKQGILYGTGIAVLLRIVLTFFAAKLLDIPFMKLAGGILVAWIAVKLFLEEGAEGNAENNVKNVWKAITTILIADLVMSVDNVLAVAGASRGNLTLLVIGLGMSIPIVILASSFLSRLMERFPVIIWIGAAILGKVAGSMIMEDPMVEKIFHNPGQLVEYSVQAFFALGVVVSGRFWMKWRSSHMKPVQIPSDQFNPFYVNDWDMK, from the coding sequence ATGGATATAGGACACCTTTTCAACTTCTCCTTTAATATGGAATTTGCTGTTGCGCTTCTGAGCATTATGCTTGTTAATATTGTCCTTTCTGGAGACAACGCAGTAGTCATTGCCATGGCAGTACGATCCCTTCCGGATAAGCAGAGAAAGCAGGGGATTCTCTATGGTACAGGCATTGCGGTGCTGCTGCGCATTGTGCTTACCTTTTTTGCGGCAAAGCTCCTTGATATTCCCTTTATGAAGCTTGCAGGTGGTATCCTTGTTGCCTGGATTGCAGTAAAACTTTTCCTGGAAGAAGGCGCTGAGGGAAATGCAGAAAATAATGTAAAAAATGTCTGGAAAGCTATAACAACAATTCTCATTGCCGACCTTGTCATGAGCGTAGACAATGTTCTCGCTGTGGCCGGGGCAAGCAGGGGGAATCTCACCCTTCTTGTTATCGGACTTGGCATGAGCATCCCCATTGTGATTCTTGCGAGCAGTTTCCTTTCACGGCTTATGGAAAGATTCCCGGTTATTATATGGATTGGAGCCGCTATTCTCGGTAAAGTTGCGGGCAGCATGATTATGGAAGACCCGATGGTGGAAAAGATATTCCATAACCCTGGTCAGCTTGTTGAGTATAGTGTGCAGGCCTTCTTTGCACTCGGTGTTGTTGTATCGGGAAGGTTCTGGATGAAATGGAGATCCTCACATATGAAGCCTGTTCAGATCCCATCAGACCAGTTTAATCCATTCTATGTGAACGACTGGGATATGAAGTAA
- a CDS encoding xanthine dehydrogenase family protein molybdopterin-binding subunit, with product MDLIQNCDRADTPDKCSGETLFIRDMQFPGVLDAVTVCSASRRANILKVELPEMPKGYFTVDASDIPGRNHVVYFRDPCPYFAEGRVNYIGQPIMLVVGPDIRLVRKLAGEVCIEYDEIPPIKTIDDALSGNFPPLHKDNNVYAEEAFHYGEVEQAFSEAAEIFETVTLTGYQEHLYMEPQGVVAVPDGDRITVYASTQGPHAVRLTLAGAFGWDPGRFRVCQTPVGGGFGGKIELPLILAGHAAFAALKCGRPVRLAYSREEDMLATTKRHPSRAVVRTALNKEKQITAIDIDVVFQAGGYALSCGMVLDNGLKKATGVYHFPAARVRGRAVATNNPMGGALRGFGAPQIFFALETHMNALARKLGVDPLAFKANYFIRQGNPTLTGGTYHFHVSLPEVVEAVKKISDYKNRITSLPRAHTRLFGIGQALFNFGAPFSIDSKMPAGNRSGTIMSLGLLKCENGTIEILSELVDMGQGLHTVFRKIVAKTLDIPIERVAYDNVDTDHVPPFTITGASMSVVAIGRTLKNVAEKLKPRLNEPGEIRIIEQYQQPPHVNWDAAKQQGDPFHSYVWGAVIAEVEVDTVTWQVLVRHLWMAIDIGTAIDRRIVRGQIDGGVMQGLGYALLESIPPDTMIASLADYIIPTSLDAPAIESILVENLYLEGPYGAKCTGEPPLVGMAPAIADAVANACGVEITQLPISPEYLMKRVIEKP from the coding sequence ATGGACCTCATACAAAACTGTGACAGGGCGGATACCCCCGACAAATGCTCAGGGGAAACGCTCTTCATAAGGGATATGCAATTTCCGGGGGTGCTCGATGCAGTGACCGTCTGCTCCGCTTCACGAAGGGCGAACATACTTAAGGTAGAACTGCCGGAGATGCCGAAGGGATACTTCACGGTTGACGCCTCGGATATCCCGGGCAGAAACCATGTCGTTTACTTTCGCGACCCCTGTCCTTATTTTGCCGAAGGCCGGGTCAACTACATAGGACAGCCGATTATGCTGGTGGTTGGTCCAGATATCCGTCTGGTGCGCAAACTGGCCGGGGAAGTCTGTATCGAATACGACGAGATACCGCCAATCAAAACTATAGACGATGCCCTTTCGGGTAATTTCCCCCCTTTACACAAAGACAATAATGTATATGCAGAAGAGGCGTTCCATTACGGGGAGGTGGAACAGGCATTTTCCGAGGCCGCGGAGATTTTCGAGACTGTAACCCTGACCGGCTATCAGGAACATCTCTACATGGAACCGCAAGGGGTCGTAGCCGTGCCTGATGGCGACCGCATTACGGTCTATGCCTCAACCCAGGGACCGCACGCCGTGCGTTTGACCCTTGCCGGGGCATTCGGGTGGGACCCGGGACGGTTTCGCGTGTGCCAGACCCCTGTTGGCGGGGGGTTTGGAGGAAAGATAGAGCTGCCGCTCATCCTCGCGGGGCACGCCGCCTTTGCCGCCCTGAAATGCGGCAGGCCAGTCAGGTTGGCATATTCACGGGAAGAGGACATGCTTGCGACCACCAAGCGCCATCCGTCCAGAGCGGTTGTCCGCACGGCCCTGAATAAAGAAAAACAGATAACTGCCATTGACATCGATGTGGTTTTCCAGGCCGGCGGATATGCCTTGTCCTGCGGAATGGTTCTTGACAACGGGTTGAAAAAGGCGACCGGCGTCTATCATTTTCCAGCCGCCAGAGTCAGAGGCCGGGCAGTGGCGACAAATAACCCCATGGGCGGAGCATTACGAGGGTTTGGCGCGCCGCAGATTTTCTTTGCCCTTGAGACCCACATGAACGCCCTGGCCCGTAAATTAGGTGTGGATCCGTTGGCCTTCAAAGCAAATTATTTCATTCGTCAGGGCAACCCTACCCTGACCGGCGGCACGTATCACTTCCATGTTTCGCTTCCTGAAGTTGTGGAAGCGGTAAAAAAAATATCCGATTACAAGAACAGGATTACCTCGCTGCCCAGGGCTCATACCAGGCTATTCGGCATAGGCCAGGCATTGTTCAACTTTGGTGCCCCATTTTCCATAGATTCCAAAATGCCTGCAGGAAATCGGTCAGGCACAATCATGTCCTTGGGATTACTCAAGTGTGAAAACGGGACAATAGAGATTCTTTCAGAATTGGTAGACATGGGCCAGGGCCTTCACACCGTCTTTCGCAAGATTGTTGCAAAAACACTTGATATTCCTATTGAACGGGTTGCATACGACAATGTTGATACGGATCACGTGCCTCCATTCACCATCACAGGCGCATCCATGTCTGTGGTAGCCATCGGGCGCACACTCAAAAATGTAGCGGAAAAACTAAAACCTCGCCTGAATGAGCCTGGCGAGATACGCATAATCGAACAATATCAGCAACCTCCCCATGTAAATTGGGATGCGGCAAAACAACAGGGCGATCCCTTCCATTCATATGTATGGGGGGCGGTTATCGCCGAGGTGGAGGTGGACACCGTCACCTGGCAGGTCCTGGTGCGTCATCTCTGGATGGCTATTGATATAGGAACAGCCATAGACAGACGCATCGTGCGCGGGCAGATAGACGGCGGCGTTATGCAGGGATTGGGCTATGCCCTACTCGAATCGATCCCTCCGGATACGATGATTGCATCTTTGGCCGATTACATTATTCCCACATCTCTTGATGCCCCGGCTATTGAAAGCATCCTTGTGGAAAATCTTTATCTGGAAGGGCCTTACGGCGCGAAATGTACAGGCGAACCTCCCCTTGTCGGAATGGCCCCGGCCATAGCCGATGCTGTTGCCAACGCTTGCGGTGTTGAGATTACACAATTGCCGATTTCCCCTGAATATTTGATGAAAAGGGTGATTGAAAAACCATGA
- a CDS encoding (2Fe-2S)-binding protein translates to MTVSIPFELNGVPVEADASLETRLVDVLREQFKLTGTKEGCGEGECGACMILLDGQPVLSCITAVGAVRGRQVTTIEGLRSTTGFAVLSQALNDAGAVQCGFCTPGTIVTAYALLRDFPMPDEKTIREALAGNLCRCTGYNMIVEAVTLAAQKRGDAW, encoded by the coding sequence ATGACTGTATCCATACCATTTGAGCTGAATGGCGTTCCGGTAGAGGCCGATGCCTCTCTGGAGACACGTCTGGTGGATGTACTACGCGAACAGTTCAAACTTACCGGAACAAAAGAGGGCTGCGGCGAGGGTGAATGCGGAGCATGTATGATCCTGCTCGACGGCCAGCCGGTTCTTTCCTGTATTACAGCGGTGGGCGCTGTGCGCGGCAGGCAGGTAACCACAATCGAGGGGTTGAGATCAACAACGGGCTTTGCCGTGCTTTCCCAGGCCTTGAATGATGCCGGGGCAGTTCAATGCGGATTCTGCACACCGGGGACGATTGTTACTGCATACGCATTGTTGAGGGATTTTCCGATGCCTGATGAAAAGACCATCCGTGAGGCTCTTGCGGGCAATCTCTGCCGCTGCACCGGGTACAACATGATCGTGGAGGCCGTCACTTTGGCGGCCCAAAAAAGGGGAGATGCATGGTAA
- a CDS encoding FAD binding domain-containing protein, producing the protein MVTGTTSCPETIEAAAKAKADGAILYAGGTDVMLRYAQAIRTGQTVPFVFLNVVNGLKDVVVGGSKTRIGAMITMSKITRHPDIPDLLRQACGVVGSPALRNVATLGGNICTASPAGDSLPALCVLEALVELRSPTKTRIVPIDKFISGPKETVLAPDELLVAVIIPDNNLKCFYHRKVSSRTANAITKVSIAAATTIEDGIIKDIRLAFGAVGPTVIRCTSLEQELKGISADKLPKTMPHWKHQVAKLIEPIDDLRSTAQYRCIIASNLFEEIVNAINKRVPEHSGLI; encoded by the coding sequence ATGGTAACCGGCACAACTTCATGCCCGGAGACAATCGAGGCAGCGGCCAAAGCTAAGGCGGACGGAGCTATATTGTACGCCGGGGGTACGGATGTCATGCTGCGTTATGCCCAGGCTATACGAACCGGCCAGACCGTCCCATTTGTTTTCCTGAATGTGGTGAACGGGCTTAAAGACGTGGTGGTCGGCGGATCGAAAACCCGTATCGGCGCGATGATTACCATGTCCAAAATAACACGGCATCCGGACATCCCCGATCTGTTGAGGCAGGCCTGCGGTGTGGTAGGCTCTCCAGCCCTGCGCAACGTTGCAACTCTTGGCGGCAATATCTGCACGGCCTCGCCTGCAGGCGACAGTCTGCCAGCATTGTGTGTCCTTGAGGCCCTTGTGGAACTGCGGTCGCCGACAAAAACACGGATTGTGCCCATTGATAAATTTATTTCCGGCCCCAAAGAAACAGTTTTGGCGCCGGACGAACTTCTTGTCGCCGTAATAATCCCGGATAACAACCTGAAATGTTTTTATCACCGCAAGGTCAGTTCAAGAACGGCAAACGCCATAACAAAGGTCTCCATTGCCGCGGCAACAACGATAGAGGACGGAATAATAAAAGACATTCGCCTGGCCTTTGGGGCAGTCGGCCCGACAGTCATCAGATGTACCTCGCTTGAACAGGAACTTAAAGGCATATCTGCAGACAAGCTTCCCAAAACGATGCCGCATTGGAAACACCAGGTGGCGAAACTGATTGAGCCGATAGACGATCTACGATCAACCGCTCAATACCGCTGCATCATTGCATCAAACCTTTTTGAGGAAATAGTGAATGCCATAAATAAACGAGTGCCGGAGCATTCCGGCTTAATATGA
- a CDS encoding MFS transporter: MTHPKSLYSKEFIVINIIFFITAMVMAIFFRLHPYLESININPAWIGPIMSADSMAGMFLQPVFSLMLTAGNSKRWMYLGISWIIVSLLLYNIYFTAPALIAIRILQGTGFVCVSSAIMALIAEYIPVEKSGQAFGFITSARLLPFALMPPVMGYCFSGTDGFITALRYSVVIMACAMAILFLLKPAYSPGEKQRASKRLTKEEILGNFGDRGVLMLLLINILLYTGYSMAFFFLAGYCSSKGIANPGLFFTIAVLVMIAVRFSFAVLFDRFSKFAITAVCMVGLAACYLSLPFVTGKAGFYTIAFFTGLGWGIAMPLLLAVMFDISPPSFRGLNLNMSVAMVFVGFFVSPLAGGFILERSGYDMLFYFCGILSVIAFPLIMLARRSRVIG; this comes from the coding sequence ATGACACATCCCAAAAGCCTTTACAGCAAAGAATTTATAGTCATAAACATCATTTTTTTCATTACCGCAATGGTAATGGCAATCTTTTTTCGCCTTCACCCTTACCTTGAATCCATTAATATCAACCCGGCATGGATCGGCCCCATAATGTCTGCAGATTCCATGGCGGGGATGTTTCTGCAGCCTGTCTTCAGTTTGATGCTCACCGCAGGCAATTCAAAGAGATGGATGTACCTCGGCATCTCATGGATAATAGTTTCCTTGTTGCTTTATAACATCTATTTTACCGCGCCCGCCCTTATTGCGATAAGGATACTTCAGGGAACAGGGTTTGTCTGCGTGTCATCGGCAATAATGGCCCTTATAGCAGAATACATCCCCGTAGAAAAAAGCGGGCAGGCATTCGGTTTTATTACATCAGCGAGGCTTCTGCCGTTTGCCCTTATGCCGCCCGTGATGGGCTATTGCTTCAGCGGGACAGACGGCTTCATCACAGCGCTCAGGTATTCCGTTGTTATTATGGCATGCGCAATGGCGATACTTTTTTTGCTTAAACCCGCTTACTCACCGGGTGAAAAACAAAGAGCCTCCAAACGCCTGACCAAAGAAGAGATACTGGGCAATTTCGGGGACCGGGGCGTCCTGATGCTGCTTTTGATAAACATATTGCTCTACACCGGCTATTCAATGGCGTTCTTCTTTCTGGCGGGGTACTGCAGTTCTAAAGGGATAGCAAATCCCGGCCTGTTTTTTACCATAGCGGTATTAGTAATGATCGCGGTCAGGTTTTCCTTCGCCGTATTGTTTGACAGATTCAGCAAGTTTGCAATAACGGCCGTCTGCATGGTAGGTCTTGCCGCATGTTATTTATCTCTGCCTTTTGTTACAGGAAAGGCCGGTTTTTACACAATCGCTTTTTTTACAGGTCTCGGATGGGGGATCGCCATGCCTCTCCTTCTGGCTGTAATGTTCGACATATCGCCGCCGTCTTTCAGAGGTCTCAACTTGAACATGTCGGTTGCCATGGTGTTTGTGGGTTTTTTTGTCAGCCCCCTTGCGGGCGGCTTTATACTTGAAAGATCGGGCTACGATATGCTCTTTTATTTCTGCGGGATATTGAGCGTTATTGCCTTCCCTCTGATTATGCTTGCAAGGAGGAGTCGTGTCATCGGATGA
- a CDS encoding ThiF family adenylyltransferase, which yields MQNFLDRTFPILGEEGLKALSTPLITLSGLGGVGGGTFLNLVRCGVKRFRLAENGIFDPPDMNRQAAAFASTIGMPKIEVYERLAREINPEIELELFPEGLTVRNIERFLEGSDVHVGVIDVEKGTDVKAMESELVRRYNIPLFTAGVFGFGATMIAYHPEGMPATEFWGLMAKKTTGNSVFPSFLIDRFDKTVMERVKNAVKTGKIATTSVGGTLSGTILASEVLAYLLRGTDIVNREIIFAPKFIVIDLLRLTMEVVDITK from the coding sequence ATGCAGAATTTTCTTGATCGCACATTTCCTATACTGGGAGAGGAAGGGCTTAAGGCGCTTTCGACCCCGCTTATCACCCTTTCGGGGCTTGGCGGAGTCGGCGGCGGAACATTTTTGAATCTTGTCCGCTGCGGGGTAAAAAGGTTTCGGCTGGCGGAAAACGGTATTTTTGACCCCCCTGACATGAATCGTCAGGCAGCGGCTTTCGCTTCGACTATCGGAATGCCCAAGATTGAGGTATACGAAAGGCTTGCCCGCGAGATCAATCCTGAGATCGAACTCGAACTCTTTCCCGAAGGACTAACCGTCCGTAATATTGAGCGGTTTCTCGAAGGCAGCGATGTCCATGTGGGTGTGATAGATGTAGAAAAAGGCACGGATGTAAAGGCGATGGAATCCGAACTTGTCAGAAGATACAATATTCCTCTGTTTACTGCCGGGGTCTTTGGATTCGGCGCTACAATGATTGCATATCACCCTGAAGGCATGCCAGCTACTGAATTCTGGGGATTGATGGCGAAAAAAACTACAGGGAATTCTGTTTTTCCATCCTTTCTCATTGACAGGTTCGATAAAACCGTGATGGAGCGGGTGAAAAACGCTGTCAAAACGGGTAAAATAGCCACAACAAGCGTCGGCGGCACACTGTCGGGAACCATCCTTGCATCGGAGGTATTGGCATACCTCCTGCGCGGGACAGATATTGTAAACCGCGAGATTATCTTTGCCCCCAAGTTCATTGTAATTGATCTTTTGCGGCTTACTATGGAAGTAGTTGATATTACTAAATAA